The following proteins are encoded in a genomic region of Ostrea edulis chromosome 7, xbOstEdul1.1, whole genome shotgun sequence:
- the LOC125657196 gene encoding uncharacterized protein LOC125657196 isoform X3: MPRYVILLKLILTSIGVTFLATEGSEPDGLVLSTSGDTTVLVLMDIHKSIDHNNVCADFSTRTAELVFTLEWLNQNMVKNGKTPNPGVISYGNPSVHSNISNFLQPFGILHIHINQSAHVSTQENLEIDIGTISPWKIRDILRIITDLDWNEFAVVSSNHPSAITSRDLFLKMSAPHSLCITSAFTFDDVKDYDSLPRLVILFVSADDSYDVITSNKAFSNSLVLVTADHWEDLPSNFSDIFLYLEHLNTSADLVRYVEEQIEDMSNNSSVLNSYRKYNGCVKKEKGVICKGQTLAMFLPTRFVGRDIEATVSALLNARNLLKHFDSNNCSGSDLSYCRGMDGFQAILSGFSDSSLGFIGKYQLSGYFGGEMTSYMNRGYITVAEVHNKKLEVMNTITWDRLKTLSSGACPEGLCVNCTRLPGPLMEKENVVLEGDVNIRLRLPLTKNSPVGKACSVWDIDGVALAEYMKYELLDIRRRFPNVLHNIKLGGVVLDSCQRESVENENIFVDIEYVSDADLLSYNSAPSGNRFTVSSLGVSLGKPESSHFVRASIDLLISLKWTYVSILFSPGETLLTEFENYLRRKENDICISNKVAIDGNLTEIAMTLQKILTKSSGGALVLLTNAKDTSLFQTVLFNINNAYSGANLITFPWNQGIIIHPGTIAILRSESLVGDAASVMQNLNPYVNDSDQLLDGMHKHKYKCSLTVHPEMVYPDICPASPTFANDTLSDATLSAIRNAVESTVLVLDKYYQDACPSQMGKCYSMTNDVNLQRYLTAIPSDNRYSPSFKELVTNKDVFIYQGNYSHSSPLKVGSIDTDGNVSADGNAIMTYNADFVPYTAVHQCPDWCSECSGCPSAATDDSKDLYQSGDVVLAALFPIHKSVASFCDALATDKRADMMIDAFLFALTTAKDRYPYLLPGVLLGSLLLDTCSDVGATLQTIMNFETCRASYADNGMIAGPELLTLYVNADSGNISNQIQDTVQRYKKVSLAITDELPSSHDDVTSRFYYPYSKAGIRTIVEILNYTQWTYIDIIRSNNTMYDSVVTDLLSACKSFNICVHRVIPIGRYMDSSEPTLTVGVILADMVEIKEFFKSLISIPQDRSFIVGEIVPSWKYVSGFTLPKNARIIAIERVGKLNTDLMTAISNSSHIFKRNPWKKEFDNALSGCSTPRCKYQADPQIASKIVFGVDVILHAFHNRYKHLCPNYYGVCQTFAKEGVQLQRDHLHNISFKYLDNIQVDFPFKNIESWAFVIKNFKGASLVDIGNYSDGVLHLESIYDTNGRISLGQEPRCFSNCRCVGLEKEANETDTEDLKVDPYAQTELKFFKSTAELNKELWTIIVLIIGVGGSFVALCFVIYVFHKVCAGFLSKRYVGLGILLLVSIVFLFLSVLPFVFTPSRMVCSTRFFIPGFAYTLSFATIMTKIMSLRSYKLIGLGGELSNINQFLTVLFITGVQVAVGVHFWYIEDNKLGFLRTKLNDINEPEYACVFDRTEFVKYLVFVMFLIMLSAIYSIFVRNETKNMGEAKFIMIYSWLCIIIWVSWIATLLVLPIHWAEVIVCIGILTCATLMTLIVFLPKLHRISRLKYDIKRSGMENGGYKVDPDFMFERPYTLPSTSRTSFKYSDKTNPRFISSFDTSLSY; this comes from the exons GATATTTTAAGGATTATAACAGATTTGGACTGGAATGAGTTTGCTGTGGTATCCTCTAATCATCCCTCAGCTATAACATCACgtgatttatttctaaaaatgtcTGCTCCACATTCCCTTTGCATTACTTCTGCCTTTACTTTTGATGACGTTAAAGATTATGATTCGTTACCACGCCTCGTCATCCTCTTTGTGTCGGCAGACGACAGCTATGACGTAATCACGTCCAACAAAGCTTTTTCTAACAGCCTGGTTTTGGTCACTGCCGATCATTGGGAAGATCTGCCTTCAAATTTTTCGGACATATTTTTATATCTCGAACATTTAAATACTTCAGCAGACCTTGTGCGGTATGTGGAAGAACAAATTGAAGATATGTCGAACAATTCATCTGTTTTGAATTCATACAGAAAATATAACGGCTGTGTGAAAAAGGAGAAAGGCGTAATCTGCAAGGGGCAGACATTGGCGATGTTTCTGCCTACTCGTTTTGTTGGAAGGGATATTGAAGCCACGGTGTCGGCGCTATTAAATGCACGTAATCTTCTAAAGCACTTTGATTCAAACAACTGCTCAGGTTCCGATCTTTCTTATTGTCGTGGAATGGATGGATTTCAGGCAATTCTCTCGGGGTTTTCTGATAGCAGTCTTGGTTTCATTGGGAAGTACCAGTTGTCGGGTTACTTTGGTGGAGAAATGACGTCGTACATGAATCGTGGATACATC ACTGTTGCAGAAGTGCATAACAAAAAATTAGAAGTAATGAATACTATTACATGGGATCGATTGAAAACCCTGTCTAGTGGTGCCTGTCCCGAAGGCTTGTGTGTCAACTGCACAAGATTGCCGGGGCCCCTTatggaaaaagaaaatgttgtGCTAGAGGGAGATGTGAATATCAGACTTCGGCTACCACTCACAAAGAATTCTCCTGTTGGAAAGGCTTGTAGTGTTTGGGATATTGATGGTGTGGCTTTGGcagaatatatgaaatatgagctATTGGACATTCGAAGACGGTTCCCAAATGTGTTACACAATATTAAGTTGGGAGGCGTTGTTCTCGACTCGTGTCAAAGAGAATCAGTTGAAAACGAAAACATATTTGTGGATATTGAATATGTAAGTGACGCTGATCTCCTATCATATAATTCTGCCCCCTCTGGAAATCGTTTCACTGTATCGTCTTTAGGTGTGTCACTCGGAAAACCAGAATCCTCTCATTTCGTGCGTGCATCAATAGACCTGCTGATATCATTAAAATGGACGTACGTAAGCATATTATTTTCACCAGGAGAAACATTGTTAACAGAATTCGAGAACTATCTCCGAAGAAAGgaaaatgatatatgtatatcgAATAAAGTAGCAATAGATGGGAATTTGACAGAGATAGCGATGACACTGCAGAAGATTTTGACGAAATCGAGTGGTGGCGCTCTAGTTCTGCTTACAAACGCCAAAGATACCTCGCTGTTTCAGACGGTATTATTCAACATCAACAATGCTTATAGTGGCGCTaatttgattacatttcctTGGAATCAGGGTATTATCATACACCCGGGAACTATCGCCATTTTGCGGTCAGAAAGTCTAGTTGGAGATGCTGCGTCAGTGATGCAAAATCTTAATCCATATGTTAATGACAGCGACCAGCTTTTGGATGGTATGCACAAACACAAATACAAATGTAGCTTGACAGTACACCCAGAGATGGTTTATCCGGACATTTGCCCAGCTTCTCCAACATTTGCAAATGATACATTGTCGGACGCCACTCTATCTGCCATAAGAAATGCCGTTGAATCGACTGTTTTGGTATTGGACAAGTACTACCAAGATGCCTGTCCATCGCAGATGGGCAAATGTTACAGCATGACTAATGATGTAAATCTTCAGAGGTATCTTACTGCTATCCCATCAGATAACCGTTACTCACCCTCATTCAAGGAGCTTGTCACGAATAAAGACGTCTTCATTTACCAGGGAAATTATTCACATTCATCACCATTGAAG GTGGGATCTATAGACACAGACGGAAATGTTTCTGCAGACGGGAATGCAATCATGACTTATAACGCCGACTTTGTACCCTACACTGCTGTCCACCAATGTCCAGACTGGTGTTCAGAATGCTCTGGATGTCCATCAGCTGCTACTGACGACAGCAAAGACTTGTATCAGTCAGGGGATGTAGTCTTAGCGGCATTGTTTCCCATTCATAAGAGTGTTGCATCTTTTTGTGATGCCTTGGCCACGGATAAACGAGCAGATATGATGATAGACGCTTTCCTGTTTGCGCTCACCACAGCTAAAGATCGGTATCCGTACCTTCTGCCTGGGGTTCTTCTCGGCAGTCTTCTGCTGGATACGTGTTCGGACGTCGGCGCCACATTACAGACTATAATGAATTTTGAAACCTGTCGAGCTAGTTACGCAGACAATGGAATGATTGCAGGACCAGAGTTACTGACCTTGTATGTAAACGCTGACTCGGGGAACATCTCAAATCAAATTCAGGACACTGTGCAAAGATATAAGAAGGTTTCTTTGGCAATAACTGACGAATTGCCATCTTCACATGATGATGTCACTTCTCGATTTTATTATCCATATTCTAAAGCTGGTATACGTACCATTGTAGAAATTTTAAACTATACACAGTGGACATATATAGATATCATTCGATCAAACAATACGATGTATGATTCCGTGGTGACTGACCTCTTGTCAGCTTGTAAGTCCTTCAATATATGTGTTCACAGAGTGATCCCAATCGGTAGATACATGGATTCATCAGAGCCAAccctcacagtgggtgtgatcCTGGCAGATATGGTTGAAATCAAAGAGTTTTTCAAGTCTCTTATTTCCATACCTCAGGATCGGTCCTTTATCGTAGGCGAAATCGTGCCATCGTGGAAATATGTATCAGGCTTTACACTTCCAAAGAACGCACGCATTATTGCTATCGAACGCGTTGGAAAACTTAATACAGATTTGATGACAGCTATTTCTAATAGTTCACACATTTTTAAACGGAATCCATGGAAAAAGGAATTTGATAACGCTTTGTCTGGTTGCTCTACTCCTCGATGTAAGTACCAGGCAGATCCTCAAATAGCTTCTAAAATCGTGTTTGGTGTCGATGTGATTCTCCATGCCTTCCACAACAGATATAAGCATCTGTGTCCAAACTATTACGGAGTCTGCCAAACGTTTGCGAAAGAAGGAGTGCAACTTCAGAGAGATCATTTGCACAACATCTCCTTCAAGTATCTTGATAACATCCAAGTAGATTTTCCTTTCAAAAATATCGAGTCTTGGGCATTTGTTATAAAGAATTTCAAGGGGGCGTCACTCGTTGAT ATCGGCAACTACTCGGATGGCGTTCTACACTTGGAGAGTATATACGACACAAACGGTCGGATCTCTCTCGGACAGGAACCTCGGTGCTTCAGTAATTGTCGTTGCGTCGGACTCGAGAAGGAGGCGAACGAAACAGACACTGAGGATTTAAAAGTTGATCCTTATGCCCAAACCGAGCTGAAGTTCTTCAAATCCACCGCAGAACTCAACAAGGAGTTGTGGACTATAATAGTGTTAATAATAGGAGTCGGCGGATCATTCGTGGCTTTGTGTTTTGTGATTTACGTTTTCCATAAAGTGTGTGCTGGATTCCTGTCTAAACGCTACGTGGGCCTGGGTATACTGCTGCTCGTTTCCATAGTATTTTTGTTCTTATCCGTTCTTCCGTTTGTGTTCACTCCCAGCAGAATGGTCTGTTCAACAAGATTCTTCATTCCAGGTTTTGCATACACATTGTCATTCGCAACAATAATGACGAAGATAATGTCCCTTAGATCGTACAAGCTGATCGGTTTGGGCGGCGAGTTGTCCAACATCAATCAGTTTCTAACGGTGCTATTTATTACGGGTGTTCAGGTGGCAGTTGGCGTTCATTTCTGGTACATCGAAGATAACAAGTTAGGATTTCTACGCACAAAACTAAATGACATAAATGAACCAGAGTACGCATGCGTGTTTGATAGAACTGAGTTTGTGAAATATTTAGTGTTTGTTATGTTTCTTATAATGCTCAGTGCAATATATTCCATTTtcgtgcgaaacgaaacgaaaaaCATGGGTGAAGCTaaattcattatgatttattcaTGGTTATGCATAATCATATGGGTGTCATGGATTGCCACTCTTTTAGTTTTGCCAATTCATTGGGCGGAAGTGATCGTATGCATTGGAATTTTGACATGCGCAACACTGATGACTCTGATAGTATTTTTACCAAAATTACATCGGATCTCGCGTCTCAAGTACGATATCAAACGGTCAGGGATGGAGAATGGGGGTTATAAAGTGGATCCCGACTTCATGTTCGAGAGACCGTACACACTGCCGTCGACGTCACGGACCTCATTCAAATACTCGGATAAGACTAACCCTAGGTTTATATCCTCTTTTGACACAAGTCTTAGTTACTAA